The genome window AATTCCGACAATTGTGCACGATGTATTTTGCCAAAAATTTAGACCTTGTACTGTTTGATGGATGCAAGGACTTTCAGCTGTCATCTCTAATTGATAAGGGATAAATGGATTGACAGATCGGAAATGTTCAGTTCGACTAATAAGCTGTTTGGTCTTATCCTGCAAGTTTATTAATTCTTGGTGTTGCTTCTGGATACTAGTCATAAGCTCATGTTGTAGTTCATGGACAGATTGAACATCATGGAATTGTCGGACAAAATGTGCAGCCTTTTCATATGATTTAATAATAACCCCACTGCCTTTTGAGGCCTCCACAATTTCCAAGTCTTGCAAAACAGCAATCGCTCTTCTTGCAGTTTCCGCAGAGACATTGTATTGGCTGGCTAGAGATGATCTCGCATAAATTTTATCGCCAATTCGATATTTTCTTTCCACGATTTTTGAGGCTAGATCGACAGCTATTTGCTGGTATTTTGGCTGCTTCACCTGCACATTTTTTTCTAATTGCATTCTAAACTTCCTTTCGATATTACAGTTACCACAGCTTATTATAGACTAGCCTGCACAGAAAAAATAGCATCTCCATAAGCTATTAGTATATGATAAAAACGTCATGTAGCAGTTTTTGTTTCTTATTAATTGTTTTTAACATCGTTCAGCAAATATTTTTGTAACGAAAGTGCCACGTCAGTTGGCCCAAAGCTTCTAGCGGATTAAAATAGAAGCTGATGTTTGACAGTTCTTAGTTATTATTATAAACTAAGTTACGTTATGTAAGTGATGTGGAAATACAAGTACTCAGTTAGTAGATTTAGCTAGCTGTTAACAATAGAAGGTTGGAGAAAATATGACAATTACTACTAAAGTTATGGATATAGTGAAAGACAAAATGACAATCGTGAAGCAATCTGAAACTGAAAGCATTTGCCTAGTTGGTCCAGTGAAATTACCGGTAAAACAGGGTGAATTTTCAGAGACATTTCAATGGTATAACTGGTTAAAAGTAGATGCGAATCTATCAAAAGAAGAAATTATTGATGGATTAGCAACTGCAAATTTAGCTTTTTTACAGCAGTCATCAGTGCTTGTATATGGAGATTTTGCACGTGAAGAGGATG of Lysinibacillus agricola contains these proteins:
- a CDS encoding TrkA C-terminal domain-containing protein, encoding MQLEKNVQVKQPKYQQIAVDLASKIVERKYRIGDKIYARSSLASQYNVSAETARRAIAVLQDLEIVEASKGSGVIIKSYEKAAHFVRQFHDVQSVHELQHELMTSIQKQHQELINLQDKTKQLISRTEHFRSVNPFIPYQLEMTAESPCIHQTVQGLNFWQNTSCTIVGIRRGNELLLSPGPYVSFEEGDIIYFVGNDESFARVQSFLYPN